TCAAGCCACCAACTCAGTGCCTGACCTTGGGCGGATGGCGCGGTCCGGCGCCACGCATAGCTTGTATTGATCTGGTGAACCTTACGCTCGACCCGCCGGGCTACCAGACGCCCAGTCTCAAGATAAGGTCTGGCCATGGCTTGCGGCAAGAATCCGCACCCCAACCCTCTGAGCTGGGCCTGCAACTTGGCTTCGAGTGTTGTGACGGTGAACACGTTCTGACCCCTGAGCAGACCAACACTCATGCCGCTACCTCGCTGAACAGTATCGGCCGCAGCAACAATACGGTGCCCGACAATCACATCATCACTCAGGGGCTCAGGGGCATGCGCCAACGGATGATGGGGAGCCACTGCAAATACAAATGACTGTGTGCCCAGTGGCTTGCTCTGCAACCCCTGATTGCTCATAACATCGGACACAACACCTAGGGCGAGATCTGCGTACCCGAGTGAAAGCGCCTCCAGAGTACCGGACAACGTCTCGGAGCGCAGCCGTATCCGGGTGGGCGGATCCATTGAGAAGAATGCTTCACAGAGTTCCATCACTACGTTCAGATTCACGATACTGTCCACCGCGACGGTTAACTGAGGCTCCCACCCGGTTGCAACTCGTTTGACCCTGTTGGCAACAGCGTCAATTTCATCCAGAAGCCGCGCACCCTCACGGATCAATTCCTCTCCGGCCGGAGTCAGTCTGGCTTGACGGGAGCTCCGGTCAAACAGCAGCACATCAAGGGCATCCTCGATTTGCCTGACCCGATAGGTCAATGCGCTTGGCACCATTCCAACTAGTCGGGAGGCGGCAGCAAAGCTTCCGCAGTCGGCAATATGCTGCAACATGGTTAGCGCTTCAGGTGTCAAAACATCGCGAGGAGTCGAATTACTTTCTAGTTTCATGCGCTGATTAATTCAAATAAATTGAATGATGCCATCAAAGCGGCTCACCTGCAAAACAACCGCACGGATCTAAAGTTACGGTATTGCATCACAATCGCACAGCAAGGCCCCGATCCACAAAGGTCGTGCTCACTGCAAGTGCCAGACACAAGATTCAGGAGAGCAAACATCATGTTTAGTATTCGTCGATCAAACGACCGAGGTTACGCCGATCACGGGTGGCTCAAAAGCTTTCACACCTTCTCATTTGCGGGCTACTACGACCCGGAGCACACGGGGTGGGGAAACCTGCGGGTCATCAACGAAGACCGGATCGCACCTGGAACGGGTTTTGGCACCCATGGTCATCGAGACATGGAGATCGTCAGTTACGTCATATCAGGGGAACTGGCACACAGCGACAGCATGGGAAATGGCGCCTCGATTAAACCAGGAGAGGTGCAACGAATGAGTGCCGGCACTGGAGTGCGACACAGTGAGTTTAACCATGCAGATGGACAGACAACGCATTTTTTGCAGATCTGGATCGAACCTGATCAGGCCGGCATCGAACCAGGCTACGAACAGAAGTCATTTAGTGACGAGGAGAAACGTGGTCGCCTGCGCCTGCTTGCCTCACCTGACGGCCGCGATGGTTCAGTCACGATTCATGCAGACGCACTTCTATATGGCTCGTTGCTGGACGAAACCGATGAAGTGTCGGTTGAGCTCGACAGCTCGCGTCGGTATTACCTGCATGTTGTTCAGGGACGGGTTGCTGTCAACGGCCAGGCGCTTGAAAGCGGAGATGCTGCCAGACTAGCCGATGAAAGTGAACTGGTTCTCAATGATGCAGTCAAAGCGGAAGTTCTGCTGTTTGACCTAAGTAATCATCCACAGCAATGAGAAACGACAAAGAAGATCAGAAATCAAGCGTTTGAAGCAGTCTTGTGAGGGCAGGCCTGAAATATCAGGACTACCAGACACCTGAAACTGACGATCCTGAAACATCCGATATCCATGACATCACAACCTTCTTCAGTCACTTCCGCGAGATACGACCCGGTAGCAAAGCTTTTGCACTGGTTGATGGCTTTGCTACTGCCCAGCATTTTTGCGCTTGGTCTTTATATGACGGGACTATCGTTCTCACCGGAAAAGCTCAAGTTGATCTCCTGGCACAAATGGGCCGGGATCATTGCTCTGGCACTGGTGGTATTTCGTCTGTTATGGAGGTTTACCCATCGCCCTCCTGCCATGCCAGCAACAATGGGTCGTTGGCAAAAGACCGGCGCCCACTTTGGTCACCTTGGACTTTACCTACTGATGGTTACGATCCCGGTCTCCGGCTGGCTGATGAGCTCAGCCAAAGGTGTACCAACGGTGCTCTTTGGCCTCTGGGCACTTCCCGACCTGGTGCAGCGCGATCGTGACCTTGGTGATCTGTTGCAAAGCGCCCATTGGTATCTAAATGTTCTCCTTGCAATCGTGGTTGTCGGCCATGTAGCCGCAGCATTGAAGCATCACTTCATAGACAAAGACCAGGTGATGAAGCGCATGTTGCCCGGAGATCCTCAGCAATAGCAGTGCAGGTTTGAAGAATACTGGTCAACCGCTTTGGCTTTCTGACGTTGCGGTTTGCGATTTGTTCGATTGTTTAATTCGAAAGGTATCAAGAATGTTATCAAGCACACAAATGAAGTTCGTGGTGGCAAGTGCCGCACTGGCGTTCGTTAGTTCCATACATGCTCAGACATACGGACAACTACAGCCTGAGCATAGTCAGGTCGCCTTCACCTTTGAACAGATGGGCGTTCGTATGGATGGTCAGTTCCGCGAGTTCGACGCGAAACTGCAGTTTGATCCTGATAGCCCGGCACAAGGATCGGCTGAGATCCACGTTGCTCTAGGCAGCGTTGATCTCGGTTCGCCCGACTTTGACTCAGAGGCCTTGAGTTCTGACTGGTTCAACGCTGCAAATTTCCCTACTGCCACTTTTACGTCCAGCGTCATTTCCCAGACGGCAGACAACCTGTATGACGTGTCAGGTACTCTCACTATCAAAGGCCAGAGCCAGACCATCACAGTACCTGCATCCTTTCAGAAGGACGGTGAAAAAGGCATATTTGAAGGGCAGTTCACGATTGAGCGTGGTCAGTTCAGTATTGGTGAAGGTTCGTGGGCAAAATACGACATTGTTGCAAACGACGTAACAGTGAAATTCCAGATCACGGCACTGCCTAACTGACCCACAGAATAGTGAAACTGCTTCGGATTCGATGCAGTACATATTGAAGCGGAACCCGACCCGAAGGTTCCACCCATTTACCCATGAAGGAGAGTTCAATGAGCTTTAAAAACAAACTTGCAGCACTCGCAATCGCATCAATGGCCGCCACATCTGTCTGGGCTGCTCCCCAGACTTATGTCATCGACAACACGCACACGTTCCCGAGCTTCTCATACAACCATATGGGACTGTCAACGCAGCTTTCCAAATTCAAGGACACAGCCGGAACGGTTGTGTTTGATAAAGAAGCGCAAACAGGATCTGTCGATATCGTCATCGATACTACCTCGGTCGAAACAGGTTTTCCGACATTTAACGAACATATCCAGGGCGCTGACTTTCTCGATACTGCCCAATTTCCGCAAGCAACTTTTAAATCCACTGGCGTACTCTTTGAGAATGGCCAGCCTGCCAGGATCAATGGTGACCTGACGATCAAGGGTGTCACCAAGCCTGTGACGCTGACTGTCACGTCGTTCACTAACAAGGAACACCCGATGCTCAAAAAGAATGCGATCGGTGCAAACGCCTACACCACAATCAAGCGTTCGGAATTTAATGCCGGCAAATTCGCACCAGCCGTGGGTGACGAAGTCCGCATTGACATCGCGATCGAAGCGATTGAACAGTAAAGCAAGGTCTGATGTCGTCACAAACCACATCAGCTGAGCTGATCCGTAGATCTTGGTGAACGCTCATCATAAAGGGCCTGTCCGAATTTTGCGGGCAGGCCCTTTCCAAATCAACGTACGGCTGCCTGAGTAAAAAAGCACGACAGACCCGGCACTATTGATCACCGGAGCCAGGAGCCTGTCGGACCTTTCAAAAACAGGTAGAGATCGGTCGAAATTAAACTTTTATTTAGCGATCTTTGACACAATACAGCGATTTCGTGAGAGGTTTCGCAAAAGTATGGCGGGTAGCATTCGTGGCGCGCCGACAAACCTCAAGTCCAATAGACTCCTAGGCAGGCATCGTCCCTGATTGGCTGGACTATCCTCTGGACAACGGGAACATGAAATGCATCAAGAAACGCGGACACAACGGGAAGGCACGCACATTCGGCACCAATCGCGTAACAACGACTTTAAAATTGTGGTGGGCCCCCTCGGAGTCGAACCGAGCACCAACGGATTATGCTTACCACTTCAGTTTTCACTGCCCGTTTCCGGTTCGTGGTCTGGACTGTCTCTTGTCATTACGACCTACCCGTACAGTCTCTACACCTTCGTCAACCAACAGGTCAACGCTTGGCTCGGGATCACCACGCATTACGCAGAGGCTTCCCCGAATTTGAGTAGTTCTACATCAGGGCAGAGTTAACTTGCCCCAATGCAACCCATACGCAGACAGCCGTAGAAAATTCCGTAGGCTATCTGCCATCAAGTCCGCTGCTCTAACCAGGCATGAGCTAGAGGCCCAACCGCTTTGACGAATAACCTTTGTCAGGACATCACGTCCGATACAAACGTCAGCTTACAAAGCGTGGCTATTGTAACCTAAGACCCAGTTTGCACAAAAAGACCGAATCCCCTGATAAAGACGAAGATTGGCATGTGACAGTCTTGCCTCCAGTTGACTCCAGCTCGACGTGCAAGAATGTTTGCTCTATAACCGGATGCGATGCAGCAACCCGGGCGGGATCAGGCGAAAAGCGACTTATCCCCCTCCCGGGTGATTTAAGGATAACTTCTATCTGGTCCAGCTCGATGGATATACTAGCGACAACAGGGCATGCTTTCATGGTCAGCGAAACAACGGCGCAATCAGGCCGTCCAGTGAACCTGGAGCGCGCCGCTGTGACTCCTGTGACTCAGGCGTTTGCAGCCTGAGAGCGCAGCAGGAGGCATCATCCAGTTGCACTAGCCCTTCGAGGGTATAGCGTCTCTCCCTCTGAGCCATGGCACGCCTCAGATTGTGATGCATGAGCCAGTCTGTCGGGTAGCTCACGCCCAGATGGCGTTTGAGCGCCAGTACTGAAAGATCCGTCCTGGCCTGACTGATCAGGTAAATGGCCAGAAACCAGGTGGTCAATGGCAACTTGGTACCCTGCATCACGGTGCCCGCAATGAGTGATGTCTGATGCCGGCAGGCCTGGCATTGAAACAAGGCATGCGTACGACCGCCAGTCTTGCTGTGACTGGACTCATGACAACGTGGGCAGACAAATCCGCTGAGCCAGCGAGCCTTCTCAAGAGCTGACTCACACTGAGGTTCTGTGCCAAACTGCCGAATGAATTCCGGCAAGGAGAGTCCCGGTTCAAATTGAATTCGATTCATCGCCATCGTGCCATCTCATCAAGCATACTGATTTTTTAGATCAGTACACGTGAGATTGGAGAAGCACACCAGCCTAGCTGAGGTTCGTTTCCAATCAAGTGCTGTTACACTAGCACAATTCGTTGAGGCGCAAGCATGGAAAATGCTAACAAATCAAGCTCTAACGCTGTTTATAACATTAAGCTACATATCGTTTTAGTGACAAAGTATCGCCGCGAAACGCTGACGCCGGAACTGCTTGATTATCTCAAGGAAGCGTTTGCGGATTGCCTCGCCGCCTGGCGCTGCAATCTGGTGGAATTTGGCGGGGAACCCGATCATGTGCACTTGCTGGTCGATATCCATCCGGCGCTGGATATCTCGGTACTGATCAACAACCTCAAGACGGCCAGCGCCCGCCGTGCCAGAAACCGCTTTACCGAACATATTGCGGCTTTCTACAAGAAACCGCAGTTCTGGCACCGCGCCTATTTTGTCGGCAGTGTCGGCGGCGTAACGCTTGAGACAGTGCGGGCCTATGTCGACGCTCAGGGAACCGAAGAGCATGCCCGCAAAACAGTCGCCAAGGCAAATGGTTCAGGGTCACCCATTACCAGACCGCCCGCTTGACCCCCTCCTGTCCGGTCGGCTTCGCATAAAGGTTCGCACGCGAACCAGTCGGACTAGCAAGGGGAATGCGCGGGCAAGTGTTCAATCGCGTGGCCAGTCGGCTACGCCCCTTCCACCCCAGCCATAACACCTTGTCGGCTGGAGCTTCACCGGAGCATCTGATGAATAACGATCCTTTTTCCAATCTCAACGAAAGCCAGAAGCGGCTATTCAAGCAGGCGTCACAACACGCAAGCAAGCTGGTCGTGATTGGGATTCTTCTGGTTGTTTGCGGGACGATTGGCCTGTTAGCTGAGGTCGCGTTCTCCTTCGCTTCGATTACCATCCTGAGCATCGTTGCGATTATCGGTGGCGTACTGATGGGCATGCACGCGTTTCAGGCAGGAGTCTGGAAAACGTTTCTGATTCAGTCAC
This sequence is a window from Orrella marina. Protein-coding genes within it:
- a CDS encoding LysR family transcriptional regulator, with amino-acid sequence MKLESNSTPRDVLTPEALTMLQHIADCGSFAAASRLVGMVPSALTYRVRQIEDALDVLLFDRSSRQARLTPAGEELIREGARLLDEIDAVANRVKRVATGWEPQLTVAVDSIVNLNVVMELCEAFFSMDPPTRIRLRSETLSGTLEALSLGYADLALGVVSDVMSNQGLQSKPLGTQSFVFAVAPHHPLAHAPEPLSDDVIVGHRIVAAADTVQRGSGMSVGLLRGQNVFTVTTLEAKLQAQLRGLGCGFLPQAMARPYLETGRLVARRVERKVHQINTSYAWRRTAPSAQGQALSWWLEQLDKPATRAALMSMNPNTPGVD
- a CDS encoding YceI family protein — protein: MSFKNKLAALAIASMAATSVWAAPQTYVIDNTHTFPSFSYNHMGLSTQLSKFKDTAGTVVFDKEAQTGSVDIVIDTTSVETGFPTFNEHIQGADFLDTAQFPQATFKSTGVLFENGQPARINGDLTIKGVTKPVTLTVTSFTNKEHPMLKKNAIGANAYTTIKRSEFNAGKFAPAVGDEVRIDIAIEAIEQ
- a CDS encoding cytochrome b; this encodes MTSQPSSVTSARYDPVAKLLHWLMALLLPSIFALGLYMTGLSFSPEKLKLISWHKWAGIIALALVVFRLLWRFTHRPPAMPATMGRWQKTGAHFGHLGLYLLMVTIPVSGWLMSSAKGVPTVLFGLWALPDLVQRDRDLGDLLQSAHWYLNVLLAIVVVGHVAAALKHHFIDKDQVMKRMLPGDPQQ
- the tnpA gene encoding IS200/IS605 family transposase, with protein sequence MENANKSSSNAVYNIKLHIVLVTKYRRETLTPELLDYLKEAFADCLAAWRCNLVEFGGEPDHVHLLVDIHPALDISVLINNLKTASARRARNRFTEHIAAFYKKPQFWHRAYFVGSVGGVTLETVRAYVDAQGTEEHARKTVAKANGSGSPITRPPA
- a CDS encoding pirin family protein, whose product is MFSIRRSNDRGYADHGWLKSFHTFSFAGYYDPEHTGWGNLRVINEDRIAPGTGFGTHGHRDMEIVSYVISGELAHSDSMGNGASIKPGEVQRMSAGTGVRHSEFNHADGQTTHFLQIWIEPDQAGIEPGYEQKSFSDEEKRGRLRLLASPDGRDGSVTIHADALLYGSLLDETDEVSVELDSSRRYYLHVVQGRVAVNGQALESGDAARLADESELVLNDAVKAEVLLFDLSNHPQQ
- a CDS encoding YceI family protein gives rise to the protein MLSSTQMKFVVASAALAFVSSIHAQTYGQLQPEHSQVAFTFEQMGVRMDGQFREFDAKLQFDPDSPAQGSAEIHVALGSVDLGSPDFDSEALSSDWFNAANFPTATFTSSVISQTADNLYDVSGTLTIKGQSQTITVPASFQKDGEKGIFEGQFTIERGQFSIGEGSWAKYDIVANDVTVKFQITALPN